From the genome of Campylobacter concisus:
CTTCCGGGAAATTACCCGTCATATCAACGCCTTGCATATAACCCGCATAATGAAATGGCATAAAGATGGTGTCGGGTTTAACGGACGGTACCACTCTGGCGCGCACCTTAACCTTAGTACCTTCAGGCGAATGAACCCAGATGAAATCCCAGTTTTTAATGCCGTATTTAGCCGCAAGCCCAGGGTGGATATCAGCAAACATCTCAGGCGTTAGGCGGCTTAGATACATACTAGCTCTCGTCTCCATGCCCGCGCCGCTAAAATTTACGAGGCGAGCCGTCGTGAGGATAATAGGAAACTCTTTTGAGTAGTCCTTTGCTAGCTGGACGGATTTAAATTTCGTATCGACGCGGTTTTGAAGTTTCTTATCCTCAAAGCTCGGATACTTTTGCGCCAGATCGAATCTAGGCGTATGCAACGGCTCTCTGTGAAGAGGAATTTGATCCGCAAAAGTCCAAACGATCGTCCTAGCTCGCGCATTGCCGTACGGAGCGATATTTTTCTCCATGCATTTTTTAGCGATGATATTACTATCGTCATGTATCCAGCTGCCGCCTATTTTAGCCTTTTCATCCTCGCTTAGCGTGATGCCTAGCACCTTTTCGATGTTATCTTTTTTGATCTCCGGATATCCGCCCTTGACAAACGAATCTACTGGCGCGCTACCGTCTGCAGCTAATTGGCTAACTCCGTTATGCTCTAAGCCGAAGCGGTTTCTAAAACCCATGCCGCCTTGCCTAACGGACTTGTTTATATCGTAAAGTATCGGGCTACCCGGATGATCCTCAGTCCAGCACGGCCACGGCAAGCCGTAGTATTCGCCTTCGACTACGGTGCCCGGTTTCCCTAGACTTGTTTTTTCGTCAAATTTATCCCAGTTTTCTTGGTGCTTTTTGAGCCTTTCCGGAGTCCAGCCCGTCATGCCGATAGTTTTAACTATATTTGCGATCTCGCGCGTAGCGACTTCAGGCCACTCGATCTTACCTTCGGCGTCTCTGATCGTGCGCGTTAGCTCGTCATAGTAGCCTAGCCTTTTGGCAAGCTCAAACAAAATTTCGTGATCCGGCATACTCTCAAAGAGAGGCTCTACGACCTGGCTTCTCCACTGGCCGCTGCGGTTTGTCGCTACAACCGTACCGCTGGTTTCAAACTGCGTCGCCGCAGGCAGTATGTAGACGTCGTCTTTTTTGTCCGTTATCACGCCGGCATCGTTTACGAAAGGATCTACTAGAACCAAAAGCTCAAGCGCGTCTAGGCCCTCTTTTACTTTTACTTGTTGCGCGGTAGAGGTGATACCGTTGCCGATCACTACTAAGGCTTTTATACTGTCGCCGGCATTATCTACGGCTTCGTTGTCGTTTTTACCGTCAAGCACGCCCGCCCACCATTTTGATAGCGTAAATCCGGGCTTAAACATCATTTCAGGCTTAACGAAATTCTTTTGGAGCCATTCAAAATCGACCTTCCACATCTTAGCGAAGTATTTCCAGTTGGCTTCGTTTTTTGGATAGTATCCAGGTAGCTCGGTCGGCAAATTCGCCATATCCGTCGCGCCTTGAACATTGTCGTGGCCGCGAAGGATATTACAGCCGCCGCCGCTAACGCCCATATTTCCTAGCACTAGTTGCAGGATCGGAGCGATACGGGTATTTGAGCTGCCTATTGTGTGCTGAGTTAGACCCAT
Proteins encoded in this window:
- a CDS encoding formate dehydrogenase codes for the protein MTNHLGDIQNAKSIFIVGANPAVNHPVGFRHFLKAKENNGAKLIVVDPRYTRTAAKADYFAQIRTGTDIPFMYGMMNIIFQNGWEDKEFINDRVYGMDLIREEAAKWTPEVVADVCGIKKETLLEITEVYAKNRPGSVVWAMGLTQHTIGSSNTRIAPILQLVLGNMGVSGGGCNILRGHDNVQGATDMANLPTELPGYYPKNEANWKYFAKMWKVDFEWLQKNFVKPEMMFKPGFTLSKWWAGVLDGKNDNEAVDNAGDSIKALVVIGNGITSTAQQVKVKEGLDALELLVLVDPFVNDAGVITDKKDDVYILPAATQFETSGTVVATNRSGQWRSQVVEPLFESMPDHEILFELAKRLGYYDELTRTIRDAEGKIEWPEVATREIANIVKTIGMTGWTPERLKKHQENWDKFDEKTSLGKPGTVVEGEYYGLPWPCWTEDHPGSPILYDINKSVRQGGMGFRNRFGLEHNGVSQLAADGSAPVDSFVKGGYPEIKKDNIEKVLGITLSEDEKAKIGGSWIHDDSNIIAKKCMEKNIAPYGNARARTIVWTFADQIPLHREPLHTPRFDLAQKYPSFEDKKLQNRVDTKFKSVQLAKDYSKEFPIILTTARLVNFSGAGMETRASMYLSRLTPEMFADIHPGLAAKYGIKNWDFIWVHSPEGTKVKVRARVVPSVKPDTIFMPFHYAGYMQGVDMTGNFPEGTKPYAVGESANTVTNYGYDINTQIPETKSGLCRIEKA